A region from the Stygiolobus caldivivus genome encodes:
- a CDS encoding glycosyltransferase, with protein MLSFISYGIFIISSALLTVSYFILNTHYGLKYKPKIVKELKYSISDVTALIPVYNEELSLFEKVIKSVSELGIKFIVIGDGVRQPYESLVKKYRGTYIYLKKRSGKRIALSEGIKHVDTPLVLLLDSDTIISKRSLEALLSHLDENVGGVGANIRMLKDGSKSSYYADFFERMSELVNRAVNYFGSAIILSGQCVLYRTSVIKPYLLSDEFKNPRILGRKLVLSDDRDLTEYIILKGYRAIKAIDAIVYTKPPSNIRIFAKQVTRWTRANYLIFFKEIKEGTIGKRGLMYSFNVLYLNTLPILSILFLFFDIHSLFTSHLFQKLLEDKIFYDILTKGFQIEPIMIKINIIINHFVHIRPTFLAIILITHLLPTLSIIPFTYALARLIGTERLKTFALGTIALVVQYFASFYALITFWEQSWSSRDS; from the coding sequence ATGTTGTCCTTTATTTCCTACGGGATCTTCATAATTTCTTCGGCACTCTTGACCGTTTCTTATTTTATATTAAATACACACTACGGGCTAAAATATAAACCTAAGATAGTCAAAGAGCTGAAATATTCCATTTCAGACGTTACCGCACTAATCCCAGTCTATAACGAGGAGTTAAGTTTATTTGAGAAAGTAATAAAGTCGGTTTCTGAATTAGGAATAAAATTTATAGTAATAGGGGACGGAGTTAGACAACCTTATGAGAGTCTCGTAAAAAAATATAGGGGTACATATATTTACCTTAAGAAAAGGTCTGGTAAAAGAATTGCATTATCGGAAGGGATTAAACATGTAGATACTCCCTTAGTATTACTACTAGACAGCGATACTATTATATCTAAACGGAGCTTAGAAGCACTATTAAGCCATCTTGATGAAAATGTAGGAGGAGTAGGAGCCAATATAAGGATGCTTAAAGATGGGAGTAAATCATCTTATTATGCAGATTTCTTTGAAAGAATGAGTGAACTTGTCAACAGAGCAGTGAACTATTTTGGAAGCGCGATTATTCTTAGCGGACAATGTGTTTTATACAGAACAAGTGTCATAAAACCTTATTTATTGTCCGATGAATTTAAGAATCCTAGAATATTAGGTAGAAAATTAGTGTTGTCTGACGATAGAGACTTAACAGAGTATATCATATTAAAAGGGTACAGAGCAATAAAAGCAATAGATGCGATAGTTTATACAAAACCTCCAAGTAATATACGAATTTTCGCCAAACAAGTAACACGTTGGACTAGAGCTAATTATTTAATCTTTTTTAAAGAAATTAAAGAAGGGACGATCGGTAAAAGAGGGCTAATGTACTCCTTTAACGTGCTCTACCTTAATACACTCCCTATTTTATCTATCCTATTTCTGTTTTTTGACATACACTCCCTATTTACGTCCCATTTATTCCAAAAATTATTAGAGGATAAGATATTTTATGATATTTTAACAAAGGGCTTTCAAATAGAGCCTATTATGATAAAAATAAATATAATTATTAACCATTTTGTCCATATAAGACCTACTTTTTTAGCAATAATTCTTATCACTCACCTATTACCGACCTTGTCCATAATACCATTTACTTATGCACTGGCTCGACTTATAGGTACCGAAAGGCTCAAAACGTTCGCTTTGGGCACTATAGCCCTCGTAGTTCAATATTTTGCGTCATTCTATGCATTAATCACCTTTTGGGAACAGAGTTGGTCATCTAGGGATTCTTGA
- a CDS encoding MBL fold metallo-hydrolase has translation MVTVKKFEVGELNTNCYLVIEGNSGILIDAGENPGEIIGYIQSRDIKLRAILATHGHFDHILGIPEIKKYFDGVISYLHRNDKNLVRNDRRTHSIVIDRYIDREGELNFGQIKVKVIETPGHTLGSVTYLIDSYLFTGDTLFNESIGRYDLGGDKELLRKSLEKLKQMNDLLTVYPGHGFFTTLGYEKIHNPFLNGEIEW, from the coding sequence ATGGTAACAGTAAAGAAGTTTGAGGTAGGAGAACTTAACACAAACTGCTATTTAGTTATTGAGGGTAATTCTGGGATACTCATTGATGCTGGAGAGAACCCCGGTGAAATTATAGGTTATATCCAGAGTAGAGATATAAAATTAAGAGCTATTTTAGCTACTCACGGTCATTTTGACCATATTCTAGGGATCCCAGAAATAAAAAAATACTTTGACGGTGTAATATCCTATCTCCATAGGAATGATAAAAACTTGGTGAGAAACGACCGACGCACACATTCTATCGTTATAGACCGTTACATAGATCGAGAAGGAGAACTTAATTTTGGCCAAATCAAAGTTAAAGTAATTGAGACTCCGGGGCACACTCTAGGGAGTGTTACATACCTTATTGACAGTTATTTGTTTACCGGAGATACGCTATTTAATGAGAGTATAGGTAGGTATGATTTAGGTGGAGATAAAGAACTGTTGAGAAAAAGTTTAGAGAAATTAAAGCAGATGAACGACTTATTGACTGTCTACCCCGGCCACGGGTTTTTTACCACTTTAGGGTATGAGAAGATACATAACCCTTTTTTAAACGGGGAGATAGAGTGGTAA
- a CDS encoding class II fumarate hydratase encodes MKYTETAPKLFMNTGTRFPKQIIWAMGVIKQSCAKVNLDLGLLDPQIAKGIIEASKEVMEGKFDDKVIVDVFQTGSGTGLNMNINEIIAERATELTGKNVHPNDHVNLGQSSNDTVPTAIRIAAVKTAYENLLPAYEKISSTLSQKGKEFDQIVKSGRTHLRDALPVTLGQELTSYADAFKHDLENLKGILEYVKELPIGGTAVGTGLNAHPEFQERVITEINKLTSMGFKPANKFRGLKLLTDLLTLSGILRTSAVNLYRLGQDIRLMFSGPMTGFNEIDLPSQEEIAGSSIMPGKTNPVTVEASLLISAQVVGLDHAVQFASMLGEFELAMGVPLIGYDVVTEEILLAEAFNKISDLVVKGIVPNVDKMKKYAESSPSLVTIISPIIGYDKASKIGKQLARGMSIREALRELGYKDEEIDKILDLNRLVKPGFPAK; translated from the coding sequence ATGAAATACACTGAAACAGCTCCTAAGCTTTTTATGAACACTGGGACTAGGTTCCCCAAGCAAATAATATGGGCTATGGGAGTTATAAAGCAGTCGTGTGCCAAGGTAAACTTAGACCTAGGTCTTCTAGACCCACAAATAGCTAAAGGGATAATTGAAGCTTCTAAAGAAGTAATGGAAGGGAAATTTGATGATAAAGTAATTGTAGACGTATTTCAAACTGGATCAGGCACTGGTCTTAATATGAACATAAACGAAATAATAGCAGAAAGGGCTACCGAACTAACGGGCAAAAACGTCCACCCTAACGACCACGTAAACTTAGGACAATCCTCTAACGACACAGTACCAACAGCTATACGTATAGCCGCAGTGAAGACGGCGTATGAAAACTTGCTCCCAGCTTACGAAAAGATTTCGAGTACACTGTCTCAGAAAGGTAAAGAATTCGACCAAATTGTCAAGTCCGGTAGGACACACTTGAGAGATGCCCTACCTGTGACTCTGGGTCAGGAGCTCACCTCATATGCTGATGCCTTTAAGCATGACCTCGAGAACTTAAAAGGGATATTAGAATATGTCAAAGAGTTACCAATAGGAGGTACTGCTGTGGGGACTGGTTTAAATGCCCATCCCGAATTTCAAGAGAGAGTAATCACCGAGATAAATAAGCTGACCTCTATGGGCTTTAAACCAGCGAATAAGTTCAGAGGGCTGAAACTATTGACAGACCTCCTTACCCTGAGCGGGATACTAAGGACATCTGCTGTTAACCTATACAGACTAGGGCAGGACATAAGGCTGATGTTCTCTGGACCTATGACAGGTTTTAATGAGATAGACCTCCCGAGTCAGGAAGAAATTGCAGGTAGCAGTATAATGCCGGGCAAAACTAATCCGGTCACGGTTGAAGCATCGCTTCTAATAAGCGCCCAAGTAGTCGGGTTAGACCATGCTGTACAGTTTGCCTCAATGCTTGGAGAATTCGAACTTGCTATGGGAGTACCTTTGATAGGGTATGACGTAGTCACTGAGGAGATCCTCTTGGCTGAGGCTTTTAACAAAATTTCAGACCTAGTAGTTAAAGGGATTGTGCCTAACGTAGACAAAATGAAGAAATACGCAGAGAGCAGCCCTTCACTGGTCACTATAATTTCTCCGATAATAGGATATGATAAAGCCTCTAAAATAGGTAAGCAATTAGCCCGAGGGATGTCCATTAGAGAAGCGCTCAGAGAACTAGGCTATAAGGATGAAGAGATAGACAAGATATTAGACTTGAATAGACTAGTCAAGCCAGGGTTCCCTGCTAAATGA
- a CDS encoding 8-oxo-dGTP diphosphatase: MKETCLGIVRDGTFLLFIRKLRGLGKGLLTFPGGKVEEQESPEECVKRELWEEVKITALKLEKVAEILFRHGNDEEKMYVYVITDYTDIPTITAEALPMWLKEPIYEEMWADDKVWLPRVLAGQAVCCEFNFSQDWSEFHGGECRSCKLT; encoded by the coding sequence ATGAAAGAGACCTGCTTAGGAATAGTAAGGGATGGCACTTTTTTACTCTTTATAAGAAAACTTAGGGGTTTAGGGAAAGGCTTGTTGACGTTCCCTGGCGGTAAAGTTGAAGAACAGGAGAGCCCTGAGGAGTGTGTTAAACGGGAGTTATGGGAAGAAGTCAAAATAACTGCTCTAAAGCTAGAGAAAGTAGCTGAGATCCTATTTCGTCACGGCAACGATGAAGAGAAAATGTATGTCTATGTGATAACGGACTATACTGATATACCAACTATTACTGCCGAGGCACTGCCTATGTGGCTAAAAGAGCCCATCTATGAAGAGATGTGGGCTGACGACAAGGTCTGGTTACCACGAGTACTGGCAGGACAGGCGGTCTGTTGCGAATTTAACTTCTCTCAGGACTGGTCGGAATTTCATGGGGGAGAGTGTAGGTCATGTAAACTTACATGA
- a CDS encoding alpha/beta hydrolase-fold protein, translating into MVLMKVENIESEFLKDNPLKDPFTRKVVYLDVNVSSKPVIVLYLSGFLSSGLTLLNYDPLGENIVEKADRLSKEGKITNMVIVLPDLFTKLGGNQYINSTAVGLYEDFIVKELIPRLKEKYDTEKIVIMGKSSGGYGSIILSMKYPEMIKGVIDHSGDSYFEYIYIPIFPSVIKTLRKYKSPEDWLQRFWAKENKKEKEDLNTLTVVAMSAFYSPLGDKFELPFDIETGEILEHVWKKWIEKDPVRIVEKYSENLRKLKMIYLDVGIRDEFKINFGMRILHNKMKKLGIPHVYEEFEGGHFNTSFRYDISLSLASKIFNEGDPI; encoded by the coding sequence ATGGTCTTAATGAAAGTTGAGAACATCGAAAGCGAGTTTTTGAAGGATAACCCGCTGAAAGACCCATTCACAAGAAAAGTAGTTTACTTAGATGTAAACGTAAGTTCTAAACCGGTCATAGTATTATACTTGAGTGGGTTTCTCTCGTCCGGTCTGACACTGCTTAACTATGACCCTTTAGGAGAAAATATTGTAGAAAAAGCTGATAGACTCTCTAAAGAAGGCAAAATAACTAACATGGTGATAGTCCTCCCAGATTTGTTTACTAAATTAGGAGGGAACCAGTACATTAATTCTACTGCAGTAGGGCTATATGAGGACTTTATAGTAAAAGAACTGATCCCACGTTTGAAAGAAAAGTACGATACTGAAAAAATAGTTATAATGGGTAAGTCGTCTGGGGGTTACGGGTCTATTATTTTAAGTATGAAGTACCCTGAAATGATTAAAGGCGTTATAGACCACTCAGGGGACTCTTACTTCGAATATATCTACATACCGATCTTTCCATCGGTAATTAAAACACTGAGGAAGTACAAGAGCCCTGAGGACTGGTTACAGAGGTTCTGGGCTAAAGAAAACAAAAAAGAAAAGGAGGACTTGAATACGCTAACGGTGGTCGCAATGTCAGCCTTTTACTCACCCCTAGGTGATAAGTTTGAGCTCCCTTTTGACATAGAAACCGGAGAAATATTAGAACATGTTTGGAAGAAATGGATAGAAAAAGATCCGGTAAGAATAGTAGAAAAATATTCCGAGAATCTACGTAAACTAAAGATGATCTATCTTGATGTAGGTATAAGAGACGAATTTAAGATAAACTTTGGTATGAGGATATTACATAACAAGATGAAAAAACTAGGTATCCCCCATGTATACGAGGAGTTTGAGGGTGGGCATTTCAATACTAGTTTCAGATATGACATTTCATTGTCTCTGGCAAGTAAAATCTTCAATGAAGGTGACCCTATATGA
- a CDS encoding cation:proton antiporter has protein sequence MIQSSNTVLTLTLVIATFAGLVLNRLRISPVLAYMVAGLIGEILGLNYNSPEFQFISFLAVNLLSFEMGVSVNLIDLKNLFRKSVFIVIVEFLVVFSIVSLVGVLIRLTLIQTLLLTVIGFNTSTSIAFKLGEGKLNEKDFKLILSVSSLEDTLAFIVLSVITSGSVNLLNLLITSLSSLALGYLVSKVLINPTLRYTKSEESVILSSVASVFLFNLLSSVLNLPSTLANFLLGIGTSYASSDPDKIIRGMKPLVDFTLIFFFFIAGSYLKVSGFIFFYILISVILVLTKFVAFSTAYWFSGVDFLRAYGTGLFMTSLSEFGIVISLTALQLGLPVAIVYDVSTVLVAVSSTIASLLTSRNQLVLRLISKIYMSIKLDRIDNIVKTLGHVTFRSPEIITTFLKFSIMSITLTFSSIYLADLLVTLSPYLSLLSLSLLVLTPFLLVLFILYYTRKIENKEFKLISQVFMWGLFLLIMIDYSILLSRVIINSPLEIVMLSMSISILIVLLFYSKIYKLLEELDELF, from the coding sequence GTGATCCAGAGCAGTAATACAGTGCTTACCTTGACGTTAGTTATAGCCACTTTTGCTGGGCTCGTCTTAAATAGGCTTAGGATTTCACCTGTTCTCGCATATATGGTTGCTGGACTAATAGGGGAGATCTTGGGGCTAAATTATAACAGCCCGGAATTCCAATTTATCTCGTTCCTAGCCGTAAACTTGTTGTCCTTTGAAATGGGTGTTTCTGTAAACCTTATAGACCTTAAAAACTTATTCAGGAAATCTGTCTTCATAGTTATCGTAGAGTTTTTGGTCGTATTTTCTATAGTGTCTTTGGTAGGAGTACTAATAAGGCTAACGTTAATTCAAACATTATTACTTACTGTTATAGGGTTTAATACAAGCACTTCTATAGCATTTAAGCTCGGAGAAGGAAAATTAAATGAAAAAGACTTTAAGTTAATATTATCAGTATCATCCCTTGAAGATACACTGGCCTTTATAGTATTAAGCGTAATTACATCCGGTAGCGTAAATCTCCTTAACCTTTTAATCACCTCACTTTCCTCTCTAGCACTCGGTTACCTCGTGTCTAAAGTCCTAATAAACCCTACATTGCGTTATACAAAATCTGAAGAGTCTGTTATATTATCAAGTGTGGCCTCGGTATTCTTATTTAACTTGTTAAGTTCTGTCCTCAATTTACCGTCTACACTAGCAAACTTTTTATTAGGGATAGGGACTTCTTACGCTTCGTCAGACCCAGATAAGATAATCAGAGGTATGAAGCCCCTAGTGGATTTCACACTTATTTTCTTCTTTTTTATTGCAGGCAGTTACTTAAAGGTCTCGGGATTCATTTTCTTTTATATCTTGATTTCTGTAATACTAGTTTTGACAAAGTTTGTAGCTTTTAGTACAGCGTACTGGTTTTCAGGAGTCGACTTCCTGAGAGCGTACGGTACGGGGTTGTTCATGACCTCCCTTAGCGAGTTCGGTATAGTTATATCCCTTACCGCATTGCAGTTAGGACTTCCGGTCGCAATAGTCTATGATGTTTCAACAGTCTTAGTAGCAGTTTCGTCTACTATAGCAAGCTTACTTACTTCCAGAAATCAACTTGTATTAAGGCTAATAAGTAAAATTTACATGAGTATTAAGCTGGATAGGATAGATAATATAGTCAAGACTTTAGGGCATGTCACTTTTAGATCGCCAGAAATCATCACCACATTCCTGAAATTTTCTATCATGAGTATAACTTTGACCTTTAGCTCTATATATTTAGCCGATCTATTAGTAACTCTATCACCATATCTTTCTCTTTTATCTTTATCTTTACTAGTCCTTACGCCTTTCTTGCTGGTGCTTTTTATACTCTATTATACAAGAAAAATCGAAAATAAAGAATTCAAATTAATCTCTCAAGTCTTTATGTGGGGACTATTCCTCTTGATAATGATAGACTATAGCATCCTTTTATCACGGGTTATAATAAATTCGCCACTAGAAATAGTAATGTTATCAATGAGCATCAGCATATTAATAGTATTACTATTTTACAGTAAAATTTATAAATTACTAGAGGAATTAGACGAATTATTCTAG
- a CDS encoding DUF429 domain-containing protein, giving the protein MKLCGIDLAVKRPSTVGVLLGDKIEVFEAGDEGIVKLCEDAEVVSIDSPLSHSKGFRDVDKQMIRNGYRVLPPSWMKGLVDKALALSSTLRGTVIETHPTSSLKNIGLDWRKFGVKKDLIDAVVCSLVSLFYKRGEAMEIKGSDGAIYLLPKKRIEVIRITDSVYTFLE; this is encoded by the coding sequence TTGAAACTTTGCGGGATTGATTTAGCAGTAAAGAGACCATCTACGGTGGGAGTGTTATTAGGTGACAAAATAGAAGTTTTTGAAGCTGGTGATGAAGGTATAGTTAAGCTTTGTGAGGACGCCGAAGTAGTCTCTATTGATTCTCCCTTATCTCATAGTAAAGGCTTTAGGGATGTTGATAAACAGATGATAAGGAATGGTTACCGTGTTTTACCGCCCAGTTGGATGAAAGGGTTGGTAGATAAGGCTTTAGCCTTGTCGTCAACATTAAGAGGTACTGTGATTGAGACCCACCCGACTTCGTCTCTAAAGAATATAGGATTAGACTGGCGTAAGTTCGGGGTTAAAAAAGACTTAATCGACGCTGTGGTGTGTAGCTTAGTCTCATTGTTTTATAAGAGGGGAGAAGCGATGGAGATAAAGGGTTCTGACGGTGCAATATATTTACTCCCTAAGAAGAGGATAGAGGTGATTAGGATAACCGACTCTGTTTATACTTTTCTAGAATAA
- the tpiA gene encoding triose-phosphate isomerase has translation MKPPIILINYKAYENSYGERGYEISRKIEKVSKEYGVPVIVTVPATMIYKLSKETELIVYAQHVDGLEHGAKTGSILPEMVKDAGGKGSLLNHSERRIRLDEIHDAVIRMRKIGLESVVCVDRYELVYSMGILKPDAILIEPPELIGSGVAVSKAKPEVITKAVDEIKKVPGVYLVAGAGITSGEDVYKAVELGADGIGVASAVMRAKEPERVVAEFINQALKALEKRS, from the coding sequence ATGAAACCTCCTATTATTTTAATAAACTACAAGGCATATGAAAACTCCTATGGTGAAAGAGGTTATGAAATATCTCGAAAAATAGAGAAAGTAAGCAAAGAATATGGAGTGCCAGTAATAGTTACAGTTCCTGCTACAATGATATACAAGCTGAGCAAAGAGACAGAACTAATTGTCTATGCACAGCATGTAGATGGTCTGGAGCACGGAGCTAAAACAGGGTCTATATTACCAGAAATGGTTAAAGACGCAGGGGGTAAAGGTTCGCTGTTAAACCACAGCGAAAGGAGGATTAGGTTAGATGAGATCCATGATGCCGTAATAAGGATGAGAAAAATAGGACTTGAAAGCGTAGTGTGTGTGGACAGATATGAACTAGTCTATTCGATGGGAATACTCAAACCCGATGCAATACTTATTGAACCACCAGAGCTGATCGGAAGTGGAGTTGCAGTATCAAAGGCTAAGCCAGAAGTAATAACGAAAGCTGTAGACGAAATAAAGAAGGTACCGGGAGTATACCTTGTTGCAGGCGCAGGGATAACAAGCGGAGAGGATGTATATAAGGCTGTGGAACTTGGTGCTGACGGAATAGGTGTAGCAAGCGCAGTAATGAGAGCCAAAGAGCCTGAGAGAGTAGTTGCCGAGTTCATAAACCAGGCCTTAAAAGCTTTAGAGAAAAGGAGCTAA
- a CDS encoding ABC transporter permease, whose protein sequence is MVATSRLFKVLSFFLSILLAIPIIYLVIYGYGPFYVKSVAFGKQLISSIELSYLASAVAVIVIVIVFTPLAYFLARYKNPLIESIVDIPASIPHPLVGIALVFIDSPTNIVGKFLTSHGINFYYSYTGLFLALIIVSAPIYIRSMQSFFESLPLHYEQYAMGLGHSELGVFFKMVFPMSIGGMVSSGLTSMARAISEFGSIAIVAPFVQGWIFNGDCVASVYIYNEYQTYFNASITASATLIVFSLILLATARISRYVLIRKGYIYY, encoded by the coding sequence ATGGTGGCAACTTCACGGCTGTTTAAGGTATTGTCCTTTTTTCTTTCTATACTCCTTGCTATACCCATAATTTATTTGGTTATTTATGGGTACGGACCCTTTTACGTTAAGTCCGTTGCCTTCGGAAAACAACTTATTAGTTCTATCGAACTATCCTATCTCGCTTCGGCTGTTGCTGTGATCGTTATTGTTATAGTATTTACTCCTTTAGCATATTTTCTAGCCCGTTATAAAAACCCTTTAATCGAAAGTATAGTAGATATACCGGCCTCTATCCCTCACCCTCTCGTAGGGATCGCTTTAGTCTTCATTGATAGCCCTACAAATATAGTGGGCAAGTTCCTTACTTCTCACGGAATCAACTTTTACTACTCATACACCGGGCTATTTCTAGCCTTGATAATAGTCTCCGCACCTATCTATATACGTTCTATGCAGAGTTTCTTTGAGAGTTTACCCCTACATTATGAGCAGTACGCAATGGGGTTGGGGCACTCAGAACTTGGTGTCTTCTTTAAGATGGTTTTTCCGATGTCTATAGGGGGAATGGTATCTTCTGGGTTAACTTCTATGGCGAGGGCAATAAGCGAATTTGGTTCCATAGCTATTGTTGCACCGTTCGTCCAAGGATGGATCTTTAACGGTGACTGTGTAGCTTCAGTCTATATTTATAACGAATACCAGACTTACTTTAACGCTTCTATCACGGCATCAGCGACCCTTATCGTCTTTTCCTTAATACTCCTAGCCACGGCTAGGATATCACGGTATGTCCTAATTAGAAAAGGATATATTTATTATTGA
- a CDS encoding extracellular solute-binding protein, with translation MNKHTKKFKAISSYVIIAIIVIAIIAIAGVLLLYHPSSTTPSTTTTTITTTSTTTSISTSTTTVTTTSTMTTSSVIPPPSSNTVIVYVAGAYKAIFNYLAMQFEKEYGIQVDVVPGGSFGLAAEIAHGTPVDDFVPVAYIQAVELEGPNNPGWAIAFISDQMSLVYSNYTTMNPYWGQLYGNYTMAMKTNETQYWYNFFQLLTTKFSLGISNPNSDPEGLYGYLILKMAGYLYANHSFDYFIHLANVSGVVHSAPTTADFVAPLKAGELDFVFSYKSYAISQHLEYLQLPPWLSFGYFPNETSWYSFFFYKISVNGQTLKIYGNPVYLYITIPKNAPNQQLAIKFLQFVVQNVNELSMFGVTPITHPVLFYENQSDVPQQVLSLLNEGVLKYGGNFTAV, from the coding sequence ATGAACAAGCACACAAAAAAGTTTAAGGCTATATCTTCATATGTAATAATAGCGATAATAGTAATAGCAATAATAGCCATTGCAGGTGTTTTGTTGCTGTATCATCCATCTTCTACCACCCCTTCAACTACGACTACTACGATTACCACTACTTCTACCACCACTTCTATTTCTACTTCTACCACAACTGTTACAACTACTTCAACTATGACTACCTCGTCTGTAATACCTCCGCCATCCTCAAATACTGTGATCGTTTATGTAGCAGGTGCATACAAGGCAATATTTAACTATTTAGCTATGCAGTTCGAAAAGGAGTACGGTATTCAAGTCGATGTAGTCCCAGGTGGGTCTTTCGGGTTAGCCGCTGAAATAGCACACGGGACACCGGTGGATGATTTCGTACCGGTAGCTTATATCCAAGCTGTAGAACTTGAAGGCCCTAATAACCCCGGTTGGGCGATAGCGTTTATTTCAGACCAGATGTCACTAGTATATTCCAATTACACTACTATGAACCCGTACTGGGGACAACTTTACGGCAACTACACTATGGCAATGAAGACCAATGAGACTCAGTATTGGTATAATTTCTTCCAGCTATTGACCACTAAATTCTCCTTAGGCATATCGAACCCGAACAGTGACCCAGAAGGGCTATATGGTTACCTGATACTCAAAATGGCTGGGTACTTATATGCAAACCACTCTTTTGACTACTTTATCCACTTAGCTAATGTAAGCGGGGTAGTACATAGTGCACCGACGACAGCAGACTTCGTAGCACCTCTAAAGGCTGGAGAGTTGGACTTCGTGTTCTCGTATAAGTCTTATGCGATATCTCAGCATCTAGAGTATTTACAACTTCCTCCATGGTTGAGTTTCGGGTATTTCCCTAACGAGACTAGCTGGTATAGTTTCTTCTTCTATAAGATAAGTGTAAATGGACAGACCCTGAAGATCTATGGTAACCCCGTATACTTGTACATTACCATACCTAAGAACGCCCCTAACCAGCAATTAGCGATTAAATTCCTACAGTTTGTCGTACAGAATGTAAATGAGCTATCGATGTTTGGAGTAACTCCGATTACTCACCCGGTATTATTCTATGAGAACCAGTCCGATGTACCCCAGCAAGTCTTAAGTCTATTAAATGAGGGAGTACTAAAATATGGTGGCAACTTCACGGCTGTTTAA
- a CDS encoding DUF4147 domain-containing protein, with translation MQLGEKDKVINELLKYSDSYSALKDKVTIRGNIISVNSSEFVYNNPILISVGKSSIKMAKFFLEHTPIKKGIIITPEASHNERFPLDVFISTHPEISERSLEAGRKVVELLTKEDYDLVIFLISGGASALMEYSDIPLDVLKEINMKLITSGLGIDQINTIRKHLSLIKGGWMLKYSKSPILTFVISDVPGGDLTMVGSGPTLIDQTTKEDAENVLRSIGLGAYSVYLKETPKTSKVKSYVYKVLDVESVLIKLKNTFQQAEVLSSEIRGDAYSFGIQLAGIANTLSRLREGKKILLFGGEPDVKITGKHGKGGRNGEVCLGFLKYIKTDAILYAFATDGIDGNSDYAGCYVSDQLRINSLEIEEAIETHSSYELLERYGSVIKTGYTGNNVNNIYLLEIS, from the coding sequence ATGCAATTAGGGGAAAAAGATAAGGTTATAAATGAGTTGCTTAAGTACTCCGATTCGTACAGTGCACTTAAAGATAAGGTAACAATTCGAGGGAACATAATATCTGTTAATAGTTCTGAATTTGTGTACAATAACCCGATCCTGATCTCAGTAGGGAAATCGTCAATCAAGATGGCTAAGTTCTTTTTAGAGCACACGCCTATAAAGAAAGGGATAATAATAACACCTGAGGCCAGCCACAATGAAAGATTTCCGTTGGACGTCTTCATATCTACACATCCTGAGATAAGTGAAAGGAGCTTAGAAGCTGGAAGAAAAGTTGTAGAACTTCTAACTAAAGAGGACTATGACCTAGTAATCTTTCTAATATCCGGTGGCGCGTCCGCTTTAATGGAATATTCTGATATACCATTAGACGTCCTAAAGGAGATAAATATGAAGCTAATAACATCAGGACTAGGTATCGATCAAATTAACACAATTAGAAAACACCTCTCTCTAATCAAAGGAGGTTGGATGTTGAAGTATTCTAAATCTCCTATTCTTACCTTTGTGATAAGTGATGTACCTGGAGGAGACCTCACTATGGTAGGTAGCGGTCCAACCTTAATAGACCAGACTACAAAAGAAGACGCAGAAAATGTTTTACGGTCAATAGGTCTAGGAGCCTATTCAGTTTACCTTAAAGAGACCCCTAAGACAAGTAAAGTAAAGAGTTATGTCTACAAAGTCCTTGATGTCGAAAGTGTCCTTATCAAGTTGAAAAATACCTTTCAACAAGCAGAGGTTTTGAGCAGTGAGATACGAGGAGACGCATATTCATTCGGGATTCAGTTGGCAGGTATTGCAAACACTTTATCTAGGCTTAGGGAAGGAAAAAAGATATTACTATTTGGTGGTGAACCGGATGTAAAGATAACAGGGAAACATGGTAAAGGCGGTAGGAACGGTGAAGTCTGTTTAGGCTTTCTGAAATATATAAAAACCGATGCTATACTGTATGCGTTTGCTACAGACGGAATTGATGGTAATAGTGATTATGCTGGATGTTATGTAAGTGACCAACTAAGGATAAACTCTTTGGAGATAGAGGAAGCTATAGAGACGCATTCTTCTTACGAGTTATTAGAAAGGTATGGCAGTGTAATAAAGACCGGTTACACTGGCAATAATGTTAATAACATATATTTACTAGAAATAAGTTAG